The Episyrphus balteatus chromosome 4, idEpiBalt1.1, whole genome shotgun sequence genome includes a window with the following:
- the LOC129919305 gene encoding uncharacterized protein LOC129919305, with product MALKSIDNIALIRQVKEHPILFNASGGGKLNATLRTEAWESVWFPVSIRLTKRRKRIQNWESKKKWKSLRDTFRRFLRKLQSGATKMSPQNMELEFLVPYIMNESGDTGAEGDGGDQAGEDQAWEDQADTSDDSEETCFISLS from the exons atggCTTTAAAAAGTATTGACAACATCGCCCTCATTAGGCAGGTGAAGGAGCATCCGATCCTGTTTAATGCGAGCGGTGGAGGAAAACTTAATGCCACCCTAAGGACCGAGGCGTGGGAATCGGTCTGGTTCCCAGTTTCAATTCGTCTGACGAAAAGACGAAAACGAATACaa AACTgggaatccaaaaaaaaatggaaaagccTTCGGGACACTTTCCGCAGGTTCCTGCGGAAGCTCCAAAGCGGAGCTACAAAAATGAGCCCCCAAAATATGGAGCTCGAATTTTTGGTGCCGTAtattatgaa TGAGAGCGGAGATACCGGTGCTGAAGGTGATGGTGGAGATCAAGCTGGGGAGGATCAAGCTTGGGAGGATCAAGCTGATACTTCGGATGATTCAgaag AAACCTGTTTCATTTCTCTTTCATGA
- the LOC129919306 gene encoding uncharacterized protein LOC129919306 has protein sequence MNTNIGLVQSHPLLYDRESRGYNNPREKADVWEVISQQLVPEYSSLSDEMKATLEEGLQKKWKSLRDNFLRDHCRRAEGKEMRPISGKNQALQFLEPFLINESVTESVTGREMYCGESLDDDGAIASVSRTQEVGPSNLPFMLEFANDLRKVEGKSRRLTLKRMVMAEVIKIKNENEIEDDDEDDDEAALSGDRSPDDARGHMSGTEEEVGNSFASEVAKHMDNLGFLKRNSFKSTILLFLNILVQGPLKHTMDMYNMMMNFIQFEIDFVLDILDNAELLDRRRELSLKLVSQS, from the exons ATGAATACCAATATCGGACTGGTGCAGTCGCACCCCTTATTGTACGACAGGGAGTCGAGGGGTTATAATAACCCCCGGGAGAAGGCGGATGTTTGGGAGGTAATCTCTCAGCAGTTGGTCCCGGAGTATAGCTCCCTTTCGGACGAGATGAAAGCCACTTTGG AAGAAGGACTTCAGAAAAAGTGGAAGAGTCTCAGGGACAACTTCCTGAGGGACCATTGCCGAAGAGCCGAGGGCAAAGAAATGAGGCCTATTAGCGGCAAAAATCAGGCTCTCCAATTTTTGGAGCCGTTCTTGATAAA TGAAAGCGTGACGGAAAGCGTGACGGGAAGAGAGATGTATTGCGGGGAGAGTTTGGATGATGAtggag CAATAGCTTCTGTGTCAAGGACACAAGAAGTGGGGCCATCAAATCTGCCTTTTATGCTAGAGTTTGCAAACGATTTGCGAAAAGTCGAAGGCAAAAGTAGGCGATTGACGCTAAAGCGGATGGTCATGGCGGAagtcatcaaaattaaaaatgaaaa TGAAATAGAAGATGACGACGAAGATGATGATGAAGCTGCACTCAGTGGAGATCGAAGTCCAGATGATGCTCGag GGCATATGTCTGGGACAGAAGAGGAGGTGGGCAACAGCTTTGCATCCGAGGTTGCAAAGCATATGGATAACCTcggttttttgaaaagaaacagTTTCAAATCCACTATTTTGTTGTTCCTTAACA ttCTGGTACAGGGACCTCTAAAAC ataCAATGGATATGTACAACATGATGatgaattttattcaatttgagATTGACTTCGTCCTCGATATTCTCGATAATGCTGAATTGTTGGACCGGAGGCGGGAGCTGTCGCTAAAGCTGGTCTCTCAATCGTAA
- the LOC129919950 gene encoding uncharacterized protein LOC129919950, with product MSAKNQELHFLVPFLMNESASASHEVHHGDADISDDAEETTSAVSSGLEPPFSPGTKKSDFMIEIVADMKPLTLVEKKQLKDLILLVALQQKTANELLIDEEPPAASSPSSPPLSPTTWLTLELGTGMM from the exons ATGAGCGCCAAAAATCAGGAGCTCCATTTTTTGGTGCCGTTTTTGATgaa TGAAAGTGCGAGTGCAAGCCATGAGGTGCATCATGGGGATGCAGATATTTCGGATGATGCAGAAG AAACTACTTCGGCTGTGTCATCCGGATTGGAACCCCCATTTTCACCAGGGACCAAGAAGTCGGACTTCATGATCGAAATTGTTGCCGACATGAAGCCGCTAACCCTGGTGGAAAAAAAGCAGCTCAAAGACCTGATTTTGTTGGTCGCGCTGCAGCAAAAAACTGCaaa TGAACTATTGATAGACGAAGAGCCACCAGCAGCATCTTCACCATCTTCGCCACCACTGTCACCAACCACATGGCTGACCTTGGAGCTTGGGACAGGAATGATGTGA